A DNA window from Carassius gibelio isolate Cgi1373 ecotype wild population from Czech Republic chromosome A6, carGib1.2-hapl.c, whole genome shotgun sequence contains the following coding sequences:
- the LOC128015421 gene encoding four and a half LIM domains protein 2, which yields MKFPMLELFKSKMAERYDCHFCKESLFGKKYVLRDENPYCVKCYESLYSNTCEECKNPIGCNSRDLSYKDRHWHDGCFHCFKCHRSLADKPFSTKDEQLLCTECYSNEYSSKCYECKKTIMPGSRKMEHNGNSWHETCFTCQRCQQPIGTKSFIPKDNNNYCVPCYEKQFALQCVHCKKPITTGGLTYHDQPWHKDCFLCTGCKEQLSGKRFTSRDDFPYCLNCYCNLYAKKCAECTTPISGLGGTKYISFEERQWHNDCFNCKKCLVSLVGRGFLTERDDILCPDCGKDI from the exons ATGAAATTTCCAATGCTT GAATTGTttaaatccaagatggcggaacGCTATGATTGCCACTTCTGCAAGGAGTCTTTGTTTGGGAAGAAGTATGTTCTGCGTGATGAGAATCCATACTGTGTGAAGTGTTATGAGAGTCTCTACTCCAACACCTGTGAAGAGTGCAAGAATCCCATTGGCTGCAACAGCAGA GATCTGTCTTACAAGGACCGTCACTGGCATGATGGCTGCTTCCACTGCTTCAAATGTCACCGTTCCTTGGCGGACAAGCCATTCTCCACCAAAGATGAGCAGCTACTATGTACTGAGTGTTATTCCAATGAGTATTCCTCTAAATGTTATGAGTGCAAGAAGACAATCATGCCAG GCTCCAGGAAGATGGAGCACAATGGGAACAGCTGGCATGAGACCTGCTTTACCTGTCAGCGCTGTCAGCAGCCTATTGGAACCAAGAGCTTCATTCCTAAGGACAATAATAACTACTGCGTGCCCTGCTATGAGAAGCAGTTTGCACTGCAGTGTGTACACTGCAAGAAG CCAATCACCACTGGGGGCTTGACCTACCATGACCAGCCATGGCATAAGGACTGCTTCTTGTGTACTGGCTGTAAGGAGCAGCTGTCTGGCAAGCGCTTTACCTCTCGTGATGACTTTCCTTATTGCCTCAACTGCTACTGCAATTTGTATGCCAAGAAGTGTGCTGAATGCACCACCCCTATTAGTG GTCTGGGAGGCACCAAATACATCTCCTTTGAAGAGAGACAGTGGCACAATGACTGCTTCAACTGCAAGAAGTGTTTGGTGTCCCTGGTGGGCCGTGGCTTCCTGACAGAGAGAGATGACATCCTGTGTCCTGACTGTGGCAAAGACATCTGA